From Anopheles coluzzii chromosome 3, AcolN3, whole genome shotgun sequence, the proteins below share one genomic window:
- the LOC120955603 gene encoding trans-1,2-dihydrobenzene-1,2-diol dehydrogenase-like: protein MGSPLRWGIASAGKISHDFVNAVGTLPAADHQVVAVAARKLLDAEKFATLHGIERAYEGYQALAKDPNVDVVYIGAVNNAHYELGVLMLQHGKHVLCEKPLCLNEGQSKRLVKLASERNLFLMEAIWSRFFPFYRQLRERIDRGELGEIREVEVEFGFVLSDVDRLRLKSLGGGTVLDLGVYTIQVCLWAFGGKAPEKVVSSGVTNDEGVDLEVTAELHFPGGGIGRMKTSALRELKNTAVVRGSKGSVTLHGFWCPQLLTDVDGKELVDTLPNARHPFNFTNSCGLRYEAEEVRQCIVAGRLQSASVSHVDSLLIARIQDQIRKQVGVVFAEDEQFAV, encoded by the exons ATGGGATCGCCACTTCGATGGGGAATTGCTAGCGCTGGCAAGATCTCGCACGATTTCGTGAATGCTGTCGGAACGCTGCCAGCGGCGGACCATCAGGTAGTAGCTGTAGCTGCCCGAAAGCTGCTGGATGCTGAAAAATTTGCCACTCTCCATGGTATTGAACGGGCATACGAAGGCTATCAGGCGTTGGCGAAAGATCCAAACGTAG ATGTCGTTTACATTGGGGCAGTTAATAACGCACACTACGAGCTCGGAGTGCTGATGTTACAGCACGGCAAGCATGTGCTGTGCGAAAAACCGCTCTGTCTGAACGAAGGCCAATCGAAGCGGCTCGTCAAGCTGGCAAGTGAACGGAATCTCTTCCTCATGGAAGCTATCTGGTCCCGATTTTTCCCGTTTTATCGTCAGCTACGCGAGCGCATTGACCGTGGGGAGCTGGGAGAAATTCGCGAGGTGGAGGTAGAGTTTGGGTTCGTACTGTCCGATGTCGATCGCTTGCGGCTCAAGAGTCTCGGTGGAGGCACCGTGCTGGATCTGGGAGTATACACGATACAGGTGTGTCTGTGGGCGTTCGGTGGAAAAGCACCGGAAAAAGTGGTGTCGTCTGGTGTGACCAACGACGAGGGCGTTGATTTGGAGGTAACGGCTGAGCTGCATTTTCCCGGCGGAGGTATTGGGCGTATGAAAACGAGCGCTCTGCGGGAGCTAAAGAATACCGCCGTAGTTCGTGGCAGTAAAGGCAGTGTAACG CTACACGGCTTCTGGTGTCCACAGTTACTCACCGATGTTGACGGCAAGGAACTAGTAGACACGCTTCCCAACGCTCGGCATCCGTTCAATTTTACTAACAGTTGTGGTTTACGGTACGAGGCAGAGGAAGTGCGCCAGTGCATTGTAGCTGGCCGATTGCAATCGGCGTCTGTATCACATGTGGACAGTTTGCTAATTGCCCGCATCCAGGACCAAATTCGAAAGCAGGTTGGCGTAGTTTTCGCGGAAGATGAGCAGTTTGCTGTTTAA